One stretch of Macaca nemestrina isolate mMacNem1 chromosome 17, mMacNem.hap1, whole genome shotgun sequence DNA includes these proteins:
- the LOC139359328 gene encoding LOW QUALITY PROTEIN: eukaryotic translation initiation factor 3 subunit F-like (The sequence of the model RefSeq protein was modified relative to this genomic sequence to represent the inferred CDS: inserted 1 base in 1 codon) — MATPVVSASAPPATPAAAPVAAPASASVSVPAPMPAPAAAPVPAAAPAASSDPAAAAAATTAVPGQTRASVQAPAQTPAPALPGPALPGPFPGGRVVRLHPVILASIVDSYERGNEGAARVIGTLLGTVDKHSVEVTNCFSVPHNESEDEVAVDMVAKNTYELHKNVSRNELILGWYATGHDITEHSVLIHEYYSREAPNPIHLTVDTSLQNGRMSIKAYVSTLMGVPGRTVGVMFTPLTVKYAYYDXERIGVDLILKTCFSPNRVIGLSSDLQQVGGASAHIQDALSTVLQYAEDVLSGKVSADNTVGRFLISLVNQVPKIVPDDFETMLNSNINDLLMVTYLANLTQSQIALNEKLVNL, encoded by the exons ATGGCCACACCGGTGGTATCAGCAAGTGCTCCTCCGGCCACGCCAGCCGCAGCCCCGGTGGCGGCGCCAGCATCGGCCTCAGTCTCAGTCCCAGCGCCAATGCCAGCACCGGCTGCGGCTCCGGTTCCCGCTGCGGCTCCAGCCGCTTCCTCAGACCCTGCGGCAGCAGCAGCGGCTACAACTGCCGTTCCTGGCCAGACCCGGGCCTCAGTGCAAGCTCCAGCGCAGACCCCAGCGCCCGCTCTGCCTGGTCCTGCTCTCCCAGGGCCCTTCCCCGGCGGCCGCGTGGTCAGGCTGCACCCAGTCATTTTGGCCTCCATTGTGGACAGCTACGAGAGAGGCAATGAGGGTGCTGCCCGAGTTATCGGGACCCTGTTGGGAACTGTCGACAAGCACTCAGTGGAGGTCACCAATTGCTTTTCAGTGCCACACAATGAGTCAGAAGATGAAGTGGCTGTTGACATGGTTGCTAAGAACACGTATGAACTGCATAAAAATGTTTCTCGAAATGAGCTCATCCTGGGCTGGTACGCTACAGGCCATGACATCACAGAGCACTCTGTGCTAATCCATGAGTACTACAGCCGAGAGGCCCCCAACCCCATCCACCTCACTGTGGACACAAGTCTCCAGAACGGCCGCATGAGCATCAAAGCCTATGTCAGTACTTTAATGGGTGTCCCTGGGAGGACCGTGGGAGTGATGTTCACACCTCTGACAGTGAAATACGCATACTATG CTGAACGCATTGGAGTTGACCTGATCTTGAAGACCTGCTTTAGCCCCAACAGAGTGATTGGACTCTCAAGTGACTTACAGCAAGTAGGAGGGGCATCAGCTCACATCCAGGATGCCCTGAGCACAGTGTTGCAATATGCAGAGGATGTACTGTCTGGAAAGGTGTCAGCTGACAATACTGTGGGCCGCTTCCTGATAAGCCTGGTTAACCAAGTACCCAAAATAGTTCCTGATGACTTCGAGACCATGCTCAACAGCAACATCAATGACCTGCTGATGGTGACCTACCTGGCCAACCTCACACAGTCACAGATTGCCCTCAATGAAAAACTTGTAAACCTGTGA